TCCGTCGACCCGTCATCGATCACGATGATTTCGAGATCCTGGTAGGTCTGATCCAGGGCGCTTTGAATGGCCTCCCCCAGGTAGCGGGCGTGGTTGTATGTGGGGATGATCACGCTAACTTTCGGCATATCGCGTCTCGGTCGGATAAATGCGTGCCAGTCGCTTCAGCCGTTGGATATGTCTGCGTCCCAGGATGGCGCGCACAAGCCACAGGACCCAGTCCGTGTGCCACAGGACAGGGGGCCACGCGGCGAGGCCGCTCAGCAGGAATCGACGTGTGGACGCCATGTCCTGGAGCACGGAGTAAGCCAATCGGGCGAGGGCCAGGTAGGCCCATCCATAGGCGCTGGCTCGCTGATCCCGTACAGCGACCGGGAGATCCCCGGCCGAGAACAGAGCATCCAGGGATCGGATGACCGTCCGCTCGGCCACGTCGAGGTTCAGATTCCGGGCGCTTCCCTCGTCTATCCGGCTCTGATGTGCACAGGCGATCCGGGTGTAGAAGTCCAGATCCCGCAGATATCTCGGATTTGCCCGGATCGCGCGCACGAACTCCGCCAGCGCGTCATCGGGACGGTTCACGCGCCAGGCAAGCACGGCGAAGTAGAAGTGTTGGTTGGCGTAGGCTTCGTCGCGCCTCCGGATCGCCGTAGCTGGGAGGTTCGGCTGGCGATAGAACGTGTCCAACGTGGCGAAGTGGATCTTTCGTCTCTTGGCCCAATCCAGGTGAAAGTTCCGATCGTGGATCCGGTAGAGGACGCGAGGGCGCGCGATGCACTTGAACCGGCATCCGTGGGCCGCCCATCGCAGCCACATCTCCCAATCGTCCAACCCTGGCGTGAACATCCCCCATCGCTCAAAGCACCTGCGTCGGATCAGGGCGGAGGAGGGAAGGATCGGGAACCCCATAAGCAGTGATTCCAGGAGATCCCCTTCCTTGGGCTCGGGGGCGGGCGGGATGGGGACCACCTGTCCCTCCGCATCCATAATCCGGAATTGCGTGTACACCACATCGGCGTCCGGGTGTGATTCCAGAACGGCCACGCACTCCCGTAGCATGTCCGGATGCCAGAGGTCGTCCGAGTCCAGGCAGATGATGTATCGCCCTCTGGCCTCCCGGATCCCCGTGTTTCGAGCTACCGCATTTCCTTGGTTGGGCTGCCGGATGATCGTGATTCGCTCGCTGGCGTAGCGCTGCAATGCTTGGGAGGTTTCCTCCTCCGATCCATCGTCAACGATCGTGATCTCCCAATGGGGGTACGTCTGGCCCAAGACGCTCTGGATCGTATCGTCGAGATAGGCGATCCGATTGTACACGGGAATCACGACGCTGACCAGAGGGGCGGAAGGTGTGTGCGACATGATCACTCGATATACCCCAGCATGCGGAGCCGATCGACCATGGCGGCGGCTTCCTCTTTTGAGAGGGCGTGGGGATCGTGCGGATCAGGGCTGCTGATCGGCTCCTCGTTCAGGATAGGATGATCTTCCACGAATTCAGGAAGGAAGATCTCGGTAAGGACCCGCCCGTCCAGATCCGCGGGGATGGGAAGGCCGAGCGCGTACAGGAGCGTGGGGGCGATGTCGATGAGGCGGGCTGACTCAACCCGATATCTCGATCGGATAAAGGGGGCCTTGGCGATGAGGATCCCCTCCATGGTATGTATCCCGCTCCAGCTTTTGGTGTCGATCGGCAGGGTGGGATAGATGATGGATCCCTCCAAAGCGTTGGACAGATGGTATCGCCTTGCCACCCGGAACAGGATGTCGGGGGCTGATTCCATGTGAGGACCCGTGTAGATCTCCTCGCGACGCCATATCTGCTCTACGACCGCCTGCCCCGTGGTGGGGTCCACCAGCGTGCTCAGATCGTGGATGATCTGCTGGCGCACCGCCTCATACTCCTCTGGCCTCACGATTCCCTTGGGGTTCCGTCCCGTCAGATTGATGACGATGCCGCCGATTGGGTCGGCCAAGGGAAAAAAGGAGGCGATCGTGTGGGACCACTTGATGCCTCCAGAGGAGAACTGGGCGATCGTCTGTCGGGCCTGGGTAGGTAGCTCACCGATGAGCCTCTGGCGCAGCGGAGAGGGAAGAAGGGACTTGGCGCGACGATACATGGTGCGGAGCAGGCCTTCGCCGTCGGATTGCCCCCACGTGGTCTGGTATCCTCGCATCTGGAGCCACACGTTCACGCACAGTTCCGTGGATGGTCGTGGCATGGCGCCGTGATCTGAGATTACGTATACCAGGGTGTCTGGCCCTACCCGGTCTAGCAACAACCGGACTCCTTCATCCGCCAAGCGATATAAATGATTGATCGCGTCGGCGAGCCACGTTGGCTTATCTTTTGCGCCTTGCGTCGTCGCCTCCGCGTAGCGCCAAAAGCGATGTTGAACGCTGTCCAGGCTGTGCAGATGGAACCAAAACAGGTCGAACGGCCCTTTCTGCTCCAGGAGCCGCGCCCCGATACGGAAATGGGTCTCCGTATTCCAGATCAGCTCCTCTAAATATGCCTCGTCGTCAAAGCCCTCCAATTGTTCCGGGCCTTGGTGACGTGCGAGGGGGCCGATCTCCTCGGATAGATCCGGCGGGTACGTGTAGGCGCGTCGATGATCGGGGGTGACGGGGCCGGATATCATGATGCCGTTGATCGGCCAGGCGGGGTAGGTCAACGGGATATGGAAGGCTCCCACTCGCATCCCTCGCTTCCCCAGATAGTCGAAGATCGTCATCCCCGCGTATTCCGTCGCGCTGGCCAGCGTTTCCTTGCGTCCGTGAGGGGCGTTCAGGTCGAGATGGCGAAAATCGAAGATGCCGTGCTTTCCTGGATTCTTGCCCGTGATCGCCGATACCCACGCGGCCGGCGACAGGGGCGGGATGGTCGATTGCAGCACCCCATGCGAGCCCTCTTCCATCAGCCGCGCGAGCGTGGGCAATTGCCCCGCCTGCAACAAGGGGGTGATCACGTCGAACGTCGCCGCATCCAATCCAATCACCAAAGCTCTCGCTTGACCGAAACTCATCTCATCCACCTCTCAACGCTCTCTTCACTTCCCGGGATGACGACTTCACTTATGCCTGCTCGCGAGGGGGGTAGGCATCGGGGATGGGGGCTCCCAAATGCGGCCGTTCACCTCCCATGCGGTATAAGGGACGTAGATTCCAAGCCGCTCGTTGGCGATGTCGATGTTCCCAGGGCCATCCACCTGAAACCAGGGGGAATGTCCTCTCGCCATTACGGAGGCATTCGATCGATCGGTGATGGCCACCTGTGCCCGGTATGCCCCACCGTATAGCTGCAGTGGTTCGATCCGCAAGGCGAACTCCCCCTCTCCTGCGAGCGTGATGTCGGTGAGCTGTGCGTTAGGCTGATTCGATCGAACCGTAAAACATGCTACCCCATCATCGCGAAAGAGGCGTATGTGGAGTATAGGCCTTTCGACAGGGGTATGCGCCCGATAGCGCACCTGGATTTTGGCGCCATCGAAGTATTCAAAGGCCTCTCGATGGCGTCCTTGTAGGTCGAGAACGGAGATGTCCGTGATCTCTAAGGCTTCCGATGAGACGTCATCTGCCTCATGCGTCGTCTGGGCAGCGATCGTCCGGGCTCGGCGAAGATCGTGCTCATACATGCGCAATACGGCGCTGGATTCTCCATCCTTAATCAGTTTTCCCCCGCGCAGATAGATGGCCCTTTGGCACACGGTCTGCACCATGTGCGAGCTGTGGGAGACGAACAGCAGGGTCGTCCCCGCCTGGAGCAGCTCGGCCATCCGATCCATGCATTTTTGGCGGAAGCCCGCGTCGCCCACGGCCAGGACCTCATCGACCAGCAGGATGTCGGGATACACATGGGCGGCCACGGCGAACGCTAAGCGCACGTACATCCCGGAGGAGTACCGTTTCAGCGGCGTGTCCAGGAAGCGCTCGAGCTCCGAGAAAGCCACAATGCTATCGAAGGCCTTTTGGACCTCCCGACGGCTGAGCCCTAGGATCGACCCGTACAGGAAGATATTCTCTCGACCTGTCAGCTCCGGATGGAATCCAGCGCCCAGCTCGAGCAGCGTGGATACGCGCCCGTTCACGGAGATCTCGCCAGAGGTGGGCCGAGTGATCCCCGCAATCAGCCTGAGCGTGGTGGATTTGCCGGCTCCGTTGGGGCCCACCAGGCCCACGGACTCTCCCGGAGCGATCTCAAAGGATACGTCCTTGAGCGCCCAGATGTTGGTGGTTCCCTCCTCTCTGTTTCGCGAAAGCAAGCTTGCTAACGTGGATCGTAGGGAACCTGTGTAGACGCCCAGACGGTAACGTTTGTGGACATGGTGAAATCGGATTGCGTGGCTCATGGTCCTCAGATAATATCGGCAAAGATCGGTTCAACGCGTTTAAAGAACGCGTAACCGGCGAGAAGCAGGATCGTGGTCGAGAGCGCCCCCGTGGCCAGCAGGGTCCAATCGGGGGGGCGTCCGTGTAGAAAGATATTGCGATAAGATTCGATGATCCCCACCATTGGGTTCAACGCGTAGAGCGTGCGCAGGTGTGCGGGCACCAGGCTGGAGGGGTATACGATGGGGGTCGCGTACATCCAGATCTGGACCGCCAGCGGGATGACGAACCGGATGTCCCGGAAGAACACGTTCAAGGCGGATCCGATGAGCGTGACCCCGACGGCCAGTCCCGTTTGCAACAGGACGAGGAGGGGGAGCCAGAGCATAGTGGCGCTCAAAGGGTAGCGATAGACCAATAGCATGCCGATGAAAACCCCGAAGGCGAAGCAGAAATCCACCAGACTGGCCCCGATCGCCCCCAAGGGGAGAATTTCCTTGGGAAAGGCCGCCTTCGTGATCAGGTTCATCTGATTCACCAGGCTGGGAATTCCCTGGTTGAGCGATGTGGCAAAGAAGCTCCAGGGGACTAAAGCCGCGTAAGCGAATAACGGGTATGGGATCCCGTCGGAGGGAACCCGAACGAGGACGGAAAATACCAACGAAAATATAGCGGCCAGCGCGGCCGGCTGCAGGATGGCCCAGGCGATGCCGAGGATGGATTGCTTGTAACGCACTCGTACCTCGCGTTGAATCCAGAACCAGAGCAACTCGCGGTGTGTCCATAGCGTGGTCAGGTGTTGCCTCATTGTGAAGGAAACTAACCCCTTTTCCGCCTTGATAGTTGCCATATGACTGCACATCCGATGACTAACAGGCTGGATGTCGCCCCGATGAGCAGTGTGAGCGAGGGGGGGATCTCGTTCGCTTGTGGCCGGGTGGTCTCCCAAGAGCCGGCAGGTGTGATGGTCGGTTGAACGGGCGTTGGGGCGACCTCCGTCGGCATGATTATGGGAGTGGGTGTGGGTTTCATTGTCGGAAGGGGGACGAACGTTTGTACAGGGATCATCGGGGCGGAGGTTTGTCCCTCCGCATACCAGATGTCACGATGATCGGCCTCCCATACCGCGTGTAACTCGGCTCCTCGCGTGATCTCCAGGGTCATCCCCTCCAGGCCGCCAGGAACCCCCTGGGCGATGTTCCGCCATCGGCTCCAGGGACCGCCGTCCCATTGGCTGTAGGCGATGATGCGGTTCGTCCCCAATCCAAAGACGGCGTGCACCCTGCCGGATGAATCCATCGCCAGGTCACCGCCGCTTAATCCGGATCCTTCCGCGGGGGATGAGAGTGGCAGAGGGCTGGACCAGGTTCGCCCGGCATCTGAGGACCAGCGATGGTATCTACCGCCCACTCCAACGCGCCCGGTATACAGGATATGTACCTGTCCGTTTCCGTCGGTCAGGATGGCGGTAACCATGTGGTCGGGAGGGGCGATCTCCACGGGCTCCGACCAGCTCTGGCCGTCGTCCGTGGATCGCGCGTAGAAGGCTCCGAGCGGAGGATATCCACCCGGCTGCGCCACCACGTTCCAGACCAGGTGTAAGGTGCCGTCTGGGGAGCTCCTCAGGAAGACCCCGCCGGGGGCGATCGTCGCATCCGGAAAGGAGGATGAGATGGCCAGATCAGGAGCGCTCCAGGTTCGCCCCCAGTCGGTGGAGGTCAGATGGTAGATCAAGCCGGAGGGCATACCGTACGCGACGTGAAGCTCGTCCTCCACCCCTAATGTGATATCGCCACCCACCTGTGGTGGTTGTGCCAGAGATAGGGGGGGCGTCCAATCCTGGGCGGATCGAGGGTCGGTGCTTCGGCTGTGACTGTAGGTGAGAAATTCACTGAGCCCGCCGTACAGGATGTGAATGCGCCCGTATGGATCGATGACCCCTCGGGGAAAGTCCATCCGACCCTGAGGTTGGGTGAGCACATCGATCGGCTTGGACCACTGGTCTCCGTCCTTGACCATGTAGAAGATGGCGGGACGGCTCTGGTCTGCGTCCTCCGACTCGATCTCGTTCCAGAACAGGTGCAGGCGTCCCATCCTGTCGCTTAGCAGAAGCGGGCGCAATCCCACCTCTCCATCGGAGCTATATAATCGGGTGGGAGTACGCCAGGTGCTTTGTTGGGCTTGTGACGGCCTCGGTGCGACCTGGAGCATATAGGCGGTTCCCCACAACAGCAGCACGAGAAAGTATCTCATCATCGATGGAAGGTTTTATCTCAATACCATGATGTCGTAGATCTCTGTGCGATGAGGCAGGAAGTCATATTCTTTGACCAGTTCGTACGTTTCCGTCTCCTTGGAATGTTGAAAGATGGAGACCTTGCAAACGGGCTCCAGGAGTCCTGGGTCCGCTATGTTATTCACGATGTGGGTGCTCCTAGACTTTCTCCTGCCCGTACTCGACCCGACTATAATGTGTCCATTCTCTACGCACAAGCCGCGCGTATATCCGCTGTTCAGGATAATCACGTCTGTTTGGTGGTTTTTGATTTTTCTTCTAGCCGACTCGCAGTAGAAAACCCCGTGATCTGACACGATCAACGAGTGTGGATGGTATATTCCGTTTAATATCTTTGTCCCTTTCGTAATGTTATAGACGTATCCGTTTGTTGCCGTGCTTTTGAGCTTGCCCTTTTGTGGCCCGAATGCGGATATGTAAATGTCTCCTTTGTGTATGGCAATTGAATTGATGTGATGGCTGCTGGTTGTGTTTCTACAGGCGACAGGGCTGCAGATCGAACGATCCAGGATCATGCGCATGAGGGTTCGTATTTTGGGTCTTTTGTGTGCTAGGAGCCTTCCTGTTGTCGTGATGATTACCCCAGCCTTATCTTTATATGAATATGGTTGCCATATGCTTTTTACAAAAGTGATCTTCCGGGATTTTGTGTCTACGTGATACAGAATGATCTGCTCCGTCCCTGTGGAGGCGACGTACAGGTTGTTGCGTCCATCTAGAAATATGGAGTGGACATCGCTTGCTTCCGGCAGCCTGGCGACCCATATAGGCTCCATTGTGTCCTTTCGGATCACGGTTATAGCCGGCTTCTCTTGACGATCATCTTCCGGTTGATTCGCTGCGTATATATGCTCGTCATCTTGTGTGATCCCTGTAAACCCCCTGTTTCTGATGAGGCTGGGTATCCACGATTGTTGTCCGTTCGTTGTGTCCAACACTACGAGATTCGATTCTGTGGTGTGAGGTGGCTGGTTGCAGAATGAGATGACCAATCTCACTTTGGAAAGGTTCTCCTTCTGTGATGGTCGTGAAGCGATTCTGTAACGTCCACGGGGCAGAATGGAAAGGAGCTCTGTTGCCGCCCCAATCCACTCTTTGAGAGGATCGGGAGCGTTGAATCCCCCAGAAGGTTCCTTTCCTCGCTGCCGCTTGTTTGTCCGGGCTCGCCCCGGATCTCACCTGGACCGAGCCCGGACAAACAAGGAGGTGGGGGAGAGATCTCCTACCCGAACAGAAGGTGGTAGAAACGGCGCAGGGATGATTTGGTAACGGCCGTCATGAACAGCGACGGAACACTCACGCCCAGGATGATCAGTATCGGCTGATAAAGGATCTGGTGTCCGAGCAACCAGGGAGCAACCTGCCGAATTACCCGGGCGAAGAACTCCAGCACTTTGGGATGGAGGAGATATATGCCGAAGGATTTACGCCCGAGCTGGTGAAACAGGTTGGAAAAGGGGGCGAGGACGTTTCCCATCGTTGCGAAGCACAGGATAAAGTAGAGGGCGTATAAGCCCCCGGAGATGGCGAGGGGGGTTCCCCGCCAATCGCGTCCTGTAAGTCGGTAGATAAACTCGGGCTCTACAATGACGAGCAGCGTAAGGACGGCGAGGAGGGCCAGGGCCTTCCTTTTAGATGGAAGCACCAGTGGAAGGATGCGTTCACGATGGAAGCTGAAAACGACCCCGAAGACGAAGAAGAAGATCCATCCGGGAAACAGCCATGGTGATGTGATATGCCTGATAAGGGTGGCGTGAGAGATCTTATCCGAAAATAAGAGAAGATACTTGAGGGCTATGACGGCTATCTGGACTATGGCCGCCCCGATCAGAGCAAGCTGCCATCGGGCTTTTACGGTGCGTACGACGAAAGGGGACAAGAGGTAGAATTGGCAAAGCAGGGGGACATAAAAATACGC
This genomic window from Chloroflexota bacterium contains:
- a CDS encoding glycosyltransferase; translation: MSHTPSAPLVSVVIPVYNRIAYLDDTIQSVLGQTYPHWEITIVDDGSEEETSQALQRYASERITIIRQPNQGNAVARNTGIREARGRYIICLDSDDLWHPDMLRECVAVLESHPDADVVYTQFRIMDAEGQVVPIPPAPEPKEGDLLESLLMGFPILPSSALIRRRCFERWGMFTPGLDDWEMWLRWAAHGCRFKCIARPRVLYRIHDRNFHLDWAKRRKIHFATLDTFYRQPNLPATAIRRRDEAYANQHFYFAVLAWRVNRPDDALAEFVRAIRANPRYLRDLDFYTRIACAHQSRIDEGSARNLNLDVAERTVIRSLDALFSAGDLPVAVRDQRASAYGWAYLALARLAYSVLQDMASTRRFLLSGLAAWPPVLWHTDWVLWLVRAILGRRHIQRLKRLARIYPTETRYAES
- a CDS encoding ABC transporter ATP-binding protein, yielding MSHAIRFHHVHKRYRLGVYTGSLRSTLASLLSRNREEGTTNIWALKDVSFEIAPGESVGLVGPNGAGKSTTLRLIAGITRPTSGEISVNGRVSTLLELGAGFHPELTGRENIFLYGSILGLSRREVQKAFDSIVAFSELERFLDTPLKRYSSGMYVRLAFAVAAHVYPDILLVDEVLAVGDAGFRQKCMDRMAELLQAGTTLLFVSHSSHMVQTVCQRAIYLRGGKLIKDGESSAVLRMYEHDLRRARTIAAQTTHEADDVSSEALEITDISVLDLQGRHREAFEYFDGAKIQVRYRAHTPVERPILHIRLFRDDGVACFTVRSNQPNAQLTDITLAGEGEFALRIEPLQLYGGAYRAQVAITDRSNASVMARGHSPWFQVDGPGNIDIANERLGIYVPYTAWEVNGRIWEPPSPMPTPLASRHK
- a CDS encoding ABC transporter permease, translated to MRQHLTTLWTHRELLWFWIQREVRVRYKQSILGIAWAILQPAALAAIFSLVFSVLVRVPSDGIPYPLFAYAALVPWSFFATSLNQGIPSLVNQMNLITKAAFPKEILPLGAIGASLVDFCFAFGVFIGMLLVYRYPLSATMLWLPLLVLLQTGLAVGVTLIGSALNVFFRDIRFVIPLAVQIWMYATPIVYPSSLVPAHLRTLYALNPMVGIIESYRNIFLHGRPPDWTLLATGALSTTILLLAGYAFFKRVEPIFADII
- a CDS encoding DUF4915 domain-containing protein, translated to MRLVISFCNQPPHTTESNLVVLDTTNGQQSWIPSLIRNRGFTGITQDDEHIYAANQPEDDRQEKPAITVIRKDTMEPIWVARLPEASDVHSIFLDGRNNLYVASTGTEQIILYHVDTKSRKITFVKSIWQPYSYKDKAGVIITTTGRLLAHKRPKIRTLMRMILDRSICSPVACRNTTSSHHINSIAIHKGDIYISAFGPQKGKLKSTATNGYVYNITKGTKILNGIYHPHSLIVSDHGVFYCESARRKIKNHQTDVIILNSGYTRGLCVENGHIIVGSSTGRRKSRSTHIVNNIADPGLLEPVCKVSIFQHSKETETYELVKEYDFLPHRTEIYDIMVLR
- a CDS encoding acyltransferase — its product is MKNRLLFLNGLAILAVVINHAASWGYTAMFWWVDRYRHVPPPNFDQVGSLPYYGLLAAKQLTVFSVPAFLFVSGFFIAYAARGTQNMLNWRMIRRRVSNLLIPYFLWSIVIFIGDAIQGQTYPFTEYLVRLIQGQATSAYFYVPLLCQFYLLSPFVVRTVKARWQLALIGAAIVQIAVIALKYLLLFSDKISHATLIRHITSPWLFPGWIFFFVFGVVFSFHRERILPLVLPSKRKALALLAVLTLLVIVEPEFIYRLTGRDWRGTPLAISGGLYALYFILCFATMGNVLAPFSNLFHQLGRKSFGIYLLHPKVLEFFARVIRQVAPWLLGHQILYQPILIILGVSVPSLFMTAVTKSSLRRFYHLLFG